One Gloeobacter morelensis MG652769 DNA window includes the following coding sequences:
- the apcA gene encoding allophycocyanin subunit alpha, translating into MSVLTKAIVNADAEARYLSPGELDRIKSFVASGERRLRIAQTLTEARERIVKQAGDQLFQKRPDVVSPGGNAYGEKMTALCLRDLDYYLRLVTYGIVAGDVTPIEEIGIIGVKEMYNSLQTPIPAVAEGVRAMKNVATSLLSGDDAAEAGFYFDYLVGAMQ; encoded by the coding sequence ATGAGCGTTCTTACCAAAGCGATTGTCAACGCTGACGCCGAGGCCCGCTACCTCAGCCCCGGCGAACTGGATCGCATCAAGTCCTTTGTCGCTTCTGGTGAACGGCGCCTGCGCATCGCTCAAACGCTGACCGAGGCGCGCGAGCGCATCGTCAAGCAGGCTGGCGACCAGCTGTTCCAGAAGCGTCCCGACGTCGTCAGCCCCGGCGGCAATGCCTACGGCGAAAAGATGACCGCCCTGTGCCTGCGCGATCTGGACTACTACCTGCGACTGGTGACCTATGGGATCGTCGCCGGCGATGTCACCCCGATCGAAGAAATCGGCATCATCGGTGTCAAGGAGATGTACAACTCCCTGCAGACCCCCATCCCGGCCGTCGCCGAGGGTGTGCGCGCGATGAAGAACGTCGCGACCAGCCTGCTGTCGGGCGATGACGCCGCCGAAGCGGGCTTCTACTTCGACTATCTCGTCGGCGCTATGCAGTAA
- the apcB gene encoding allophycocyanin subunit beta, with the protein MQDAITAVINNYDVQGKYLDGAALDKLKAYFTTGAVRVRAAAVISSNATTIIKEAAAKALIYSDLTRPGGNMYTTRRYAACIRDMDYFLRYATYAMLAGDPSILDERVLNGLKETYNSLGVPIAATVGGIQAMKEVVGGLVGPDAAKEAGIYFDYLSSGLS; encoded by the coding sequence ATGCAAGACGCTATCACCGCCGTCATCAACAACTACGACGTCCAGGGCAAGTACCTCGACGGCGCCGCCCTCGACAAGCTCAAGGCCTACTTCACCACCGGTGCGGTGCGCGTGCGCGCCGCCGCCGTGATCAGCTCCAACGCGACCACGATCATCAAAGAAGCGGCCGCCAAGGCGCTCATCTACTCGGATCTGACCCGCCCCGGCGGCAACATGTACACCACCCGCCGCTACGCCGCCTGCATCCGCGACATGGACTACTTCCTGCGCTACGCGACCTATGCGATGCTCGCCGGCGACCCGTCGATCCTCGACGAGCGGGTGCTCAACGGCCTCAAGGAGACCTACAACTCCCTGGGCGTGCCGATTGCCGCGACCGTGGGCGGCATCCAGGCGATGAAGGAAGTGGTGGGCGGTCTGGTCGGCCCCGATGCCGCCAAAGAAGCGGGCATCTACTTCGACTACCTCTCCTCCGGTTTGAGCTAG
- a CDS encoding phycobilisome linker polypeptide — protein sequence MSRYFKVTACIPSLKRVRTGRELQNTFFTKLVPYENWFTEQQRIQKAGGKVLSVKLFTGVQGANTGVGA from the coding sequence ATGAGTCGCTATTTCAAAGTGACGGCCTGCATCCCCAGCCTCAAGCGGGTGCGCACCGGCCGCGAATTGCAAAACACCTTCTTCACCAAGTTGGTGCCCTACGAAAACTGGTTCACCGAACAGCAGCGGATCCAGAAAGCCGGGGGCAAGGTCCTGAGCGTCAAGCTCTTCACTGGCGTCCAGGGCGCCAATACGGGCGTCGGCGCCTGA
- a CDS encoding DUF4188 domain-containing protein, translating into MTQVMAGRYTARVEGSFVVFLIGMRINQFWAVGKWVPTLRAMGPMLRTLYRNPEKGFLGGETFLYWRGVALVSYWRSFEDLEKFARSPEEPHLEAWRRFQRSVGADGSVGIWHESYLVEPGHYEAMYGNMPRFGLAAATEHIPIARRRETARGRIGAAKTQE; encoded by the coding sequence ATGACTCAGGTGATGGCCGGGCGCTATACCGCCCGGGTGGAAGGGTCTTTTGTCGTTTTTCTGATTGGCATGCGGATCAACCAGTTTTGGGCTGTGGGCAAATGGGTACCGACGCTGCGGGCGATGGGGCCGATGTTGCGCACGCTCTACCGCAACCCGGAGAAGGGTTTTTTGGGGGGTGAAACGTTTCTCTACTGGCGCGGCGTGGCGCTGGTGAGTTACTGGCGATCCTTTGAGGATCTCGAAAAATTTGCCCGAAGCCCCGAGGAGCCGCACCTCGAGGCGTGGCGGCGCTTCCAGCGCTCGGTGGGTGCCGATGGCAGTGTCGGGATCTGGCATGAGAGTTATCTGGTCGAGCCGGGCCACTACGAGGCGATGTACGGCAACATGCCACGCTTCGGTCTGGCGGCAGCCACCGAACATATCCCGATCGCCAGGCGGCGGGAAACGGCCCGGGGCCGGATAGGGGCCGCTAAGACTCAAGAATGA
- a CDS encoding lipocalin family protein, with the protein MLRLTAAPLAAVLGLIVCGSVVWASDSQPIETVAEVDFNRYDGRWYELARTPNIFQIGCTCVTANYSVLSESSISVFNTCNRFRPQGNLVTIDGVAVVADPNAPGKLLITFEGSPVAEDYWIIDLVEDPNNSAGDYAFAAIGGPNRDFIFIISRKPALETYQDVLAYQGIVKRLQAQHFPVGALNSTPQPASCKYKF; encoded by the coding sequence ATGCTTCGCTTAACAGCCGCGCCGCTTGCAGCGGTACTCGGCCTGATTGTGTGCGGATCCGTCGTTTGGGCAAGTGATTCTCAACCCATTGAGACGGTGGCTGAAGTGGATTTTAACCGGTACGATGGGCGCTGGTACGAGCTTGCCAGAACACCCAATATCTTTCAGATTGGTTGCACTTGCGTGACGGCAAATTATTCTGTACTCTCCGAGTCGTCGATCAGCGTATTTAATACTTGTAACCGCTTTCGGCCCCAGGGCAATCTTGTGACTATCGACGGCGTTGCAGTTGTTGCCGATCCCAATGCCCCGGGAAAATTGTTGATTACATTTGAAGGCTCTCCCGTGGCTGAAGATTACTGGATCATAGACCTGGTGGAAGATCCTAACAATTCGGCGGGAGACTATGCTTTCGCTGCCATTGGAGGCCCGAATCGAGACTTTATCTTTATCATTTCCAGAAAACCTGCCCTGGAAACCTACCAGGATGTCCTTGCGTACCAGGGAATTGTGAAGAGATTGCAAGCGCAACATTTTCCTGTCGGCGCTCTAAACAGCACCCCCCAGCCGGCTAGCTGCAAATACAAATTTTGA
- a CDS encoding alpha/beta hydrolase, translating to MSWRFAFAVLPGIILLAGCAGAPGNRTEANIQLSACRLAAPTQAERVEARCGQLRVYEDRGARSGRQIRLNLAILPATGRAVDPDPLFMLAGGPGQAATEAFVPLLKAFERVNRRRDIVLVDQRGTGKSNPLDCPLDPNTPPALALASTARCAQALKANLKLYTTAIAADDLDAVRSALGYGRINLYGGSYGTRLALAYLRRHPERVRTAILDGVNPPDASLGETVAADAQRALEMVFARCRADSACHKAFPNLNSALKALLARLDRGPLTVTIADPTSGLPRPVKLDRTVLALTIQSLSYAPETVSLLPLLIYSAYRSDNWRPLAAQLQLTVGNIGDQVSFGMRLSVLCAEDIPFIRAEAAGSTYLGNAWVQALRETCSVWPRGAIPADFKQPVTSNTPVLLLSGEADPITPPRNAERARRTLPNALALVVPGAGHITAFGGCTPRIVADFLAAGSGRALDIVCLKKNRALPFFVDPSGPEA from the coding sequence ATGTCATGGCGTTTCGCTTTTGCAGTGCTTCCGGGGATCATTCTGCTCGCCGGATGCGCGGGTGCTCCGGGCAACCGAACCGAAGCGAATATTCAACTTTCCGCTTGTCGGTTGGCAGCGCCTACTCAAGCGGAGCGGGTTGAAGCGCGTTGTGGACAGCTCAGGGTCTACGAGGACCGCGGGGCGCGTTCGGGGCGCCAGATCCGATTGAATCTGGCGATCTTGCCCGCCACCGGACGAGCAGTCGACCCGGATCCGCTGTTTATGCTTGCGGGCGGTCCCGGTCAAGCTGCCACCGAAGCGTTCGTACCGCTTCTCAAAGCCTTCGAGCGCGTCAACCGCAGGCGGGACATCGTGCTGGTGGACCAGCGCGGCACGGGCAAATCCAACCCCCTCGATTGCCCGCTCGACCCGAATACCCCCCCCGCGCTGGCCCTGGCGAGCACAGCCCGCTGCGCCCAAGCGCTCAAAGCCAATCTCAAGCTCTATACGACCGCCATCGCCGCGGACGACCTCGACGCAGTCCGCTCCGCCCTGGGCTATGGGCGCATCAATCTCTACGGCGGCTCCTACGGCACCCGCCTGGCGCTGGCCTACCTGCGCCGGCACCCCGAGCGCGTGCGCACGGCTATCCTCGACGGCGTCAATCCGCCCGACGCCAGCCTGGGCGAGACGGTCGCCGCCGACGCCCAGCGCGCCCTGGAGATGGTCTTCGCCCGTTGCCGGGCCGACAGCGCCTGCCACAAAGCTTTTCCAAACCTGAACAGCGCATTGAAGGCCCTCCTGGCACGGCTGGACCGGGGACCGCTCACCGTCACCATTGCCGATCCGACCAGCGGCCTGCCCCGCCCGGTAAAGCTCGATAGGACGGTTCTGGCCCTCACTATCCAATCGCTGAGCTACGCCCCGGAGACGGTGAGTTTGCTGCCGCTACTCATCTATTCAGCTTATCGGAGCGACAACTGGCGGCCTTTGGCTGCCCAGTTGCAACTGACGGTGGGCAACATCGGCGATCAGGTGAGCTTCGGGATGCGCCTGTCGGTACTGTGCGCCGAGGACATTCCGTTTATCCGCGCGGAGGCGGCGGGCAGCACCTACCTGGGAAACGCCTGGGTACAGGCCCTGCGCGAGACCTGCAGCGTCTGGCCCCGGGGGGCGATCCCGGCCGATTTTAAACAGCCCGTCACTTCCAATACCCCGGTGCTGTTGCTCTCGGGCGAAGCGGACCCGATCACCCCACCGCGCAACGCCGAGCGCGCCCGGCGCACCCTGCCGAACGCCCTCGCTCTGGTAGTGCCGGGGGCGGGCCACATCACCGCGTTTGGCGGCTGCACCCCCCGGATCGTGGCGGATTTTCTGGCGGCGGGCAGTGGGCGCGCTCTGGATATCGTCTGCTTGAAAAAAAACCGGGCGCTGCCTTTTTTTGTCGATCCGAGCGGACCGGAGGCTTGA
- a CDS encoding ATP-binding cassette domain-containing protein — MIEARGIFKSFGTVAALRGASFTAPDAQITGLLGPNGAGKTTLLRILATVFKPDGGTALVDGFDAVSSPRAVQSRIGVLPDNRGLYPRLTARENVRYYGRLHGLKGDALEGRIDDLAGWLEMGTLIERRAEGFSQGQRLKVAIARALVHAPGNLLLDEPTNGLDVMSTRALRQFLRRLRDEGCCVLFSSHIMQEIAALCDRIVIIADGAVAAEGTAEQLRTATGKASLEDAFVAVIGSEEGLLL, encoded by the coding sequence GTGATCGAAGCGCGGGGGATATTCAAATCGTTCGGCACAGTGGCGGCGTTGCGCGGAGCGAGCTTCACCGCCCCCGACGCTCAGATAACCGGGCTGTTGGGACCGAACGGGGCGGGCAAGACGACGCTGCTGCGCATCCTCGCCACGGTTTTCAAACCCGACGGCGGCACTGCCCTGGTGGATGGATTTGACGCGGTAAGTTCCCCGCGCGCAGTGCAAAGCCGCATCGGCGTGCTGCCGGATAACCGTGGTCTGTACCCGCGCCTCACTGCCCGCGAAAATGTCCGCTACTACGGCCGGCTGCACGGGCTCAAAGGCGACGCTCTCGAAGGGCGCATCGACGATCTGGCCGGGTGGCTGGAGATGGGCACATTGATCGAGCGGCGCGCCGAGGGCTTCTCCCAGGGCCAGCGCCTCAAAGTCGCCATTGCCCGCGCCCTGGTCCATGCCCCCGGCAACCTGCTGCTCGACGAGCCCACCAATGGCCTCGACGTGATGAGTACCCGCGCCCTGCGCCAGTTCCTGCGCCGGTTGCGCGACGAGGGTTGCTGCGTGCTGTTTTCAAGCCACATCATGCAGGAAATCGCCGCCCTGTGCGACCGGATCGTGATTATTGCCGACGGAGCGGTTGCTGCAGAAGGCACCGCGGAGCAACTGCGCACCGCCACCGGCAAAGCGAGCCTCGAGGACGCCTTTGTGGCTGTGATCGGCAGCGAAGAAGGCTTGCTTCTATGA
- a CDS encoding ABC transporter permease → MKSFDSWQAGLERIGVVFFKEVIDNLRDRRTLLTALLTPLTGPLILAATVILAGQVISQEAEKPVILPVAGTQNAPRLVAFLESQPAIAVRPLTAVDEAQVRSGRYDFALVIPPEFGREWRAGRPAEVRLIVDTGRQQTRAALARVRALLAAYSRQVASLRLLARGINPDIQQAVVVESVDVASSEGRAAFILGLMPFYLMFAAFIGGFYVAIDTTTGERERGSLEPLVINPVARGELILGKLAATLLFALVVVAETLVGLAVVLAVVPLEQFGLRYSFNLSMFAGLFLFCLPVVLLAGAVLTILASYARSFKEAQNYLTPLILVPTFPSLLVALLPLKAEGWAAFVPIYSQLLLMSQIIKGEAVNWGFAAASSLVTLVVGGALVWLATRIFDRESVV, encoded by the coding sequence ATGAAATCTTTCGATAGCTGGCAAGCGGGGCTCGAGCGCATCGGTGTCGTGTTTTTCAAAGAGGTGATCGACAACCTGCGCGACCGGCGCACGCTGCTGACGGCACTCCTCACGCCGCTCACCGGCCCGCTGATCCTGGCGGCAACCGTGATCCTGGCTGGACAGGTAATTTCCCAGGAGGCTGAAAAGCCCGTGATCCTGCCGGTGGCCGGAACCCAAAACGCACCGCGGCTGGTGGCGTTTCTGGAAAGCCAGCCCGCGATCGCGGTGCGCCCCCTCACCGCCGTAGACGAAGCGCAGGTGCGAAGCGGTCGGTACGATTTTGCCCTGGTGATCCCACCGGAATTTGGCCGCGAGTGGCGCGCCGGCCGACCCGCCGAGGTGCGCCTCATCGTCGATACGGGGCGCCAGCAGACCCGCGCTGCCCTGGCGCGGGTGCGCGCGCTCCTTGCCGCCTACAGCCGCCAGGTCGCTTCGCTGCGGCTTTTGGCCCGGGGGATCAACCCGGACATCCAGCAAGCGGTGGTGGTCGAGAGCGTCGATGTCGCCTCCTCCGAGGGACGGGCGGCTTTTATTCTCGGGCTGATGCCTTTTTATCTGATGTTCGCGGCCTTTATCGGCGGCTTCTACGTCGCCATCGACACCACGACCGGCGAGCGCGAGCGCGGTTCACTCGAACCCCTGGTGATCAACCCCGTCGCCCGCGGGGAGTTGATCCTGGGCAAACTGGCGGCCACCCTACTGTTTGCGCTGGTAGTGGTGGCCGAGACGCTCGTGGGACTGGCGGTGGTGCTCGCGGTTGTCCCGCTCGAACAGTTCGGATTGCGCTACAGCTTCAATCTGTCGATGTTTGCGGGCTTATTTCTGTTTTGCCTGCCGGTGGTGCTGTTGGCTGGAGCGGTCCTCACGATCCTCGCCTCCTACGCCCGCAGCTTCAAAGAGGCCCAGAATTATCTGACGCCGCTCATCCTGGTACCCACCTTCCCGAGTTTGCTGGTGGCCCTGCTGCCGCTCAAAGCGGAAGGATGGGCGGCGTTTGTGCCTATCTACAGCCAGTTGCTGCTGATGAGCCAGATTATCAAAGGTGAGGCGGTGAACTGGGGGTTCGCCGCCGCCTCTTCGCTGGTGACTTTGGTGGTGGGCGGGGCGCTTGTCTGGCTTGCCACGCGCATCTTCGACCGCGAGTCGGTGGTTTGA
- a CDS encoding orange carotenoid-binding protein: MAFTLESAQAIFAETGKPSPIPGILSDFNRLSLEDRLALLWYAYTETGRTITRAALGAASMALVEGMLNQIKQMPPAEQTRVMFDLARRADTPISRSYGYFSANTKLGFWYQLAEWMAQGTVAPIPTNYQMSTDAQLLFESIKNLDGGQQIQVLRDIVLNMGFDPSVVPDEAPESEDFQFERTEPVSTERITVKGVDDPTPLRYFEAMNRDDFAAAVALFEPEGALQPPFQKPIVGREAITTYMREEAQGLTMMPIEGITEVLPDGSKKLKVTGKVQTPWFGVNVAMNIAWRFALNPKGEIFFVAIDMLASPEELVNLRPPSYR; this comes from the coding sequence ATGGCGTTCACCCTTGAATCGGCCCAGGCGATATTTGCCGAGACCGGCAAGCCCAGCCCCATTCCGGGCATCCTGAGCGATTTCAACCGGCTTAGCCTTGAAGATCGGCTCGCGTTGCTCTGGTACGCTTACACCGAGACTGGCCGCACGATCACCCGTGCCGCTCTGGGTGCGGCGAGCATGGCCCTCGTCGAAGGCATGCTCAACCAGATCAAGCAGATGCCCCCCGCCGAGCAGACGCGGGTGATGTTCGACCTCGCCCGCCGGGCCGACACGCCCATCAGCCGCTCCTACGGCTACTTCAGCGCGAACACCAAACTGGGATTCTGGTACCAGCTGGCCGAGTGGATGGCCCAGGGGACTGTCGCCCCTATCCCGACCAATTACCAGATGTCCACCGACGCGCAGCTGCTGTTTGAGAGCATCAAAAACCTGGATGGTGGCCAGCAGATCCAGGTATTGCGCGACATTGTGCTCAACATGGGCTTCGACCCGTCGGTTGTTCCCGATGAGGCTCCGGAGAGCGAGGATTTCCAGTTCGAGCGCACCGAGCCCGTCTCCACCGAGCGCATCACAGTCAAAGGGGTGGACGACCCGACGCCCCTGCGGTACTTCGAGGCGATGAACCGCGACGACTTCGCGGCGGCTGTCGCCCTGTTCGAGCCCGAGGGTGCCCTGCAGCCGCCCTTTCAAAAACCGATCGTCGGCCGCGAGGCGATCACCACCTACATGCGCGAGGAGGCGCAGGGGCTCACGATGATGCCGATCGAAGGCATCACCGAAGTGCTGCCGGACGGCTCCAAAAAGCTCAAGGTGACCGGCAAAGTCCAGACCCCCTGGTTTGGCGTCAACGTGGCGATGAATATCGCCTGGCGCTTCGCCCTCAACCCGAAGGGCGAGATCTTCTTCGTAGCTATCGACATGCTCGCTTCGCCCGAGGAACTGGTCAATCTGCGCCCGCCCAGCTACCGGTAG
- the psb35 gene encoding photosystem II assembly protein Psb35, which yields MLLYLSLIGVGFAACVVIGSVAWYASKRPAGWEGAETPGWVKKLGADKLRTEG from the coding sequence ATGCTGCTGTACTTGAGCTTGATCGGTGTAGGGTTTGCCGCCTGTGTGGTGATTGGTTCGGTGGCTTGGTATGCCTCCAAGCGGCCGGCCGGCTGGGAAGGTGCCGAGACGCCGGGTTGGGTCAAAAAGCTCGGAGCCGACAAGCTGCGGACGGAGGGCTGA
- a CDS encoding metal-sensing transcriptional repressor: MAPEVRPSLPTSPTGSIHTHDPAHTKMLLDRLARIEGHVRGIGNMVREDRPCPDVLVQISAVRAALNQVAKLVLKEHLSDCVVHAVENGGAHAEIQALNQAIDRYID; encoded by the coding sequence ATGGCCCCCGAAGTGCGTCCAAGCCTGCCCACCAGCCCGACGGGCAGTATCCACACCCACGATCCCGCCCACACCAAGATGCTGCTCGACCGACTGGCGCGCATCGAGGGCCATGTGCGGGGCATTGGGAACATGGTGCGCGAGGATCGGCCCTGTCCGGACGTGTTAGTGCAGATCTCGGCGGTGCGCGCTGCCCTCAATCAGGTGGCCAAACTCGTTTTGAAAGAACACCTGAGCGACTGCGTCGTGCACGCGGTCGAAAACGGGGGTGCGCACGCAGAGATCCAGGCGCTCAACCAGGCTATCGACCGCTACATCGACTGA
- a CDS encoding FG-GAP-like repeat-containing protein, with the protein MLRNLPAIVPVAVLALSLTPASPAAAQANVAFGSTRVVTNDIIGGAPGTPRNVTITNNGSAALNLSGLTLTGVSGGEESQFQLTPAQPLPLVLAPGASTTVAVVFNPTVAGPVIARLGLTSDAANNDAVSVSLQGLGTLGIGTGKEPSLQWILDTYLLPINVGDTNPATDALPATVPLGEEISPPQFRKAGSSPVTVEALAVFSGQGAPGYVVSLGYYTAGNPNAKTQLFTVPNPNYQSLAPATNGTLSFDPGNNSFGFYSVWPFLSNRTVYSEERLNTFSGAIPHQTRVYPLKRADGSREPNAYVVSVEETTINFDFQDIVFIVRNVKPVPPGDFQGTVGKSDILLRNPATGENMVWQMNDAAFLEEFEIAPVGDPNWEIGGTADFNFDGKVDILWRNKATGANTVWLMNGTAFVSSAALAAVGDLNWQIAGTGDFNFDGKVDILWRNKATGANTVWLMNGTAFVSSAALAAVGDLNWQIVGAGDFTGDSRPDILWRNQATGANTVWRMSGTTFGAALAIPSVSDLGWQIGGVGDYNSDNKPDILWRNTATGANSIWRMNGTTLGSAVAIPALDDLNWQIRGPR; encoded by the coding sequence ATGCTGCGCAACCTTCCTGCCATCGTCCCTGTGGCTGTACTGGCACTGAGCCTGACTCCAGCCTCCCCCGCCGCCGCCCAGGCGAATGTCGCCTTCGGCTCCACCCGCGTCGTGACCAACGACATTATCGGAGGTGCGCCCGGCACCCCCCGCAATGTCACCATCACCAACAACGGCAGTGCCGCTTTGAACCTCTCCGGTCTGACGCTCACCGGCGTCAGCGGCGGTGAGGAGAGCCAGTTTCAGCTCACTCCTGCCCAACCCCTGCCGCTCGTTTTGGCGCCCGGGGCCTCGACCACCGTGGCGGTGGTCTTCAACCCAACGGTGGCTGGGCCGGTGATCGCCCGGCTGGGTTTGACCAGCGACGCCGCCAACAACGATGCGGTCTCCGTCTCGCTGCAGGGGCTGGGTACGCTCGGCATCGGCACCGGCAAAGAGCCGTCGCTGCAGTGGATCCTCGACACTTACTTGCTCCCCATCAACGTCGGAGATACGAATCCAGCCACCGACGCCCTGCCGGCTACCGTCCCGCTGGGCGAAGAAATCAGCCCGCCGCAGTTTCGCAAGGCCGGTTCTTCACCGGTCACCGTCGAGGCGCTCGCTGTATTCAGCGGTCAGGGTGCCCCCGGCTACGTGGTGAGTCTCGGCTACTACACCGCCGGCAACCCGAACGCCAAGACCCAGCTGTTTACCGTACCCAACCCAAACTACCAATCGCTCGCCCCGGCCACCAACGGCACCTTGAGCTTCGATCCGGGAAACAATAGCTTCGGTTTCTACTCAGTCTGGCCGTTTCTTTCGAATCGGACGGTCTACAGCGAAGAGCGTCTTAACACGTTCTCAGGGGCTATCCCGCACCAGACGCGCGTCTACCCGCTCAAACGAGCCGACGGTTCGCGCGAGCCGAACGCTTATGTGGTGAGTGTCGAGGAGACCACCATCAACTTTGACTTTCAGGACATTGTCTTTATTGTGCGCAATGTCAAGCCAGTTCCCCCAGGCGACTTCCAAGGCACCGTCGGCAAATCGGATATTTTGCTGCGCAACCCGGCCACAGGCGAAAACATGGTCTGGCAGATGAACGATGCGGCGTTTCTGGAGGAGTTTGAGATTGCCCCAGTCGGTGATCCCAACTGGGAAATCGGCGGCACCGCCGATTTCAATTTTGACGGCAAGGTAGACATTCTCTGGCGCAACAAGGCCACCGGCGCCAACACCGTCTGGCTGATGAACGGCACCGCCTTCGTCTCCTCCGCAGCGCTGGCGGCGGTGGGCGATCTCAACTGGCAGATAGCCGGGACGGGCGATTTCAATTTTGACGGCAAGGTAGACATTCTCTGGCGCAACAAGGCCACCGGCGCCAACACCGTCTGGCTGATGAACGGCACCGCCTTCGTCTCCTCCGCAGCGCTGGCGGCGGTGGGCGATCTCAACTGGCAGATTGTCGGAGCGGGTGATTTTACTGGCGATAGCCGTCCGGACATTCTCTGGCGCAACCAGGCCACCGGCGCCAACACCGTCTGGAGGATGAGCGGCACCACCTTTGGGGCCGCCCTGGCCATACCCTCGGTGAGCGACCTGGGTTGGCAAATCGGCGGGGTGGGCGATTACAACTCCGACAACAAACCGGACATTCTCTGGCGCAACACCGCCACCGGCGCCAACAGCATCTGGAGGATGAACGGCACCACTTTGGGTTCTGCGGTGGCCATTCCTGCCCTCGACGATCTCAATTGGCAGATTCGCGGTCCCCGCTAG